A section of the Oscarella lobularis chromosome 15, ooOscLobu1.1, whole genome shotgun sequence genome encodes:
- the LOC136195970 gene encoding uncharacterized protein yields the protein MSTKRPKLNGFPFPRIRKERQADSSWRLTCETDEADESTYNYEWWQVSEGDCILFGRSPHITRTVKADPSTLFFFCVVSSTQLSSPSVRVSDLVEIGGGGKSALDSWPYCGTKEKVTHGKRYPAPSELGAATGATIRRKEFFDEIKNQMPATVFDEILAAIDSKTSSAVKLPLPSDAAEHLIGALLAHKFKTRERAAYLFSESMSALLREASLPEFSAEEVCLRDPNRKNKEKCFVDCSVYSLSPPSLNSPNQGYPLLICEWKSGQDATEEAALAQALRGYEIWRDGLTSRGLYEPWNHHFPAFCERKPFSLCSHYICIQRFLAHILYQAR from the exons ATGTCGACCAAAAGACCGAAACTCAATG gctttccttttcctcgcATCCGGAAAGAAAGACAAGCAGACTCATCATGGCGTCTAACCTGCGAAACAGATGAGGCAGACGAATCGACGTACAATTACGAATGGTGGCAAGTTAGCGAAGGCGACTGTATTCTCTTTGGGAGAAGTCCACACATAACACGGACAGTGAAAGCGGACCCATCTactttgttcttcttctgtgTTGTTTCGTCAACACAATTGTCCTCGCCTTCCGTCAGAGTTTCCGATTTGGTTGAaattggaggaggag GCAAGAGTGCTTTGGACAGTTGGCCCTATTGCGGGACAAAGGAGAAGGTCACGCATGGAAAA AGATACCCAGCGCCTTCAGAGTTGGGCGCAGCCACTGGTGCGACGATTAGGCGAAAGGAGTTCTTTGATGAGATCAAAAATCAGATGCCGGCAACGGTGTTTGATGAGATCTTAGCTGctattgattctaagacGTCAAGTGCGGTTAAACTGCCTTTGCCGTCTGATGCTGCAGAGCACTTGATTGGCGCTCTGCTAGCTCACAAATTTAAAACGCGGGAACGAGCAGCTTACCTCTTTTCAGAGTCAATGAGTGCACTGCTGCGAGAAGCGTCCTTGCCTGAATTTTCAGCTGAAGAAGTGTGTCTGCGTGATCCTAATcgaaaaaataaagagaaaTGCTTTGTTGACTGTAGTGTCTACAGTCTAAGTCCTCCCTCCTTGAATAGCCCAAACCAAGGATACCCGCTACTCATTTGCGAATGGAAAAGCGGCCAGGATGCGACTGAAGAAGCGGCGCTTGCACAGGCACTTCGGGGTTACGAAATATGGAGAGATGGGCTGACGTCGAGAGGCCTATACGAACCCTGGAATCACCACTTTCCTGCTTTCTGTGAGAGAAagcctttttctttatgCAGTCACTACATCTGTATTCAACGGTTCCTTGCTCATATCTTATACCAAGCTCGGTGA